The Zootoca vivipara chromosome 4, rZooViv1.1, whole genome shotgun sequence genome has a segment encoding these proteins:
- the POU4F1 gene encoding POU domain, class 4, transcription factor 1 isoform X3, with product MMSMNSKQPHFAMHPSLPEHKYPSLHSSSEAIRRACLPTPPLQSNIFASLDETLLARAEALAAVDIAVSQGKSHPFKPDATYHTMNSVPCTSTSTVPLGHHHHHHHHHHHQALEPGDLLEHITSPSLALMTGGGGGGGLISTSAHPHAHMHGLSHLAHPAAAMNMPSGLPHPGLVAAHHGGSAAGQAAAAAAAAVGAAGLASICDSDTDPRELEAFAERFKQRRIKLGVTQADVGSALANLKIPGVGSLSQSTICRFESLTLSHNNMIALKPILQAWLEEAEGAQREKMNKPELFNGGEKKRKRTSIAAPEKRSLEAYFAVQPRPSSEKIAAIAEKLDLKKNVVRVWFCNQRQKQKRMKFSATY from the exons ATGATGTCCATGAACAGCAAGCAGCCGCACTTCGCCATGCACCCCAGCCTCCCCGAGCACAAGTACCCGTCGCTGCACTCCAGCTCCGAAGCAATAAGGAGAGCGTGTCTTCCAACTCCGCCG CTGCAGAGCAACATCTTCGCCAGCCTGGACGAGACGCTGCTGGCGAGGGCCGAGGCTTTGGCGGCGGTCGACATCGCCGTGTCGCAGGGCAAGAGCCACCCGTTCAAACCCGACGCCACCTACCACACCATGAACAGCGTGCCGTGCACCTCCACGTCGACGGTGCCGTTgggtcaccaccaccaccaccaccatcatcatcaccaccaagCGCTGGAGCCCGGCGACCTGCTGGAGCACATCACTTCCCCCTCGCTGGCGCTCATGACCG gcggcggcggaggtggGGGCCTCATCTCCACCTCGGCGCATCCGCACGCGCACATGCACGGCCTGAGCCACTTGGCGCACCCGGCGGCCGCCATGAACATGCCGTCGGGGCTGCCGCACCCGGGGCTGGTGGCGGCGCACCACGGCGGCAGCGCGGCCGGCCAGGCAGCGGCGGCTGCGGCTGCGGCAGTAGGCGCCGCTGGCCTGGCGTCCATCTGCGACTCGGACACGGACCCTCGCGAGCTGGAGGCGTTCGCCGAGCGCTTCAAGCAGCGGCGCATCAAGCTGGGCGTCACGCAAGCCGACGTAGGCTCTGCGCTGGCGAACCTGAAGATCCCCGGCGTGGGCTCTCTGAGCCAGAGCACCATCTGCCGCTTCGAGTCGCTCACGCTGTCTCACAACAACATGATCGCGCTCAAGCCCATCCTGCAGGCCTGGCTGGAGGAGGCCGAGGGCGCGCAGCGCGAGAAAATGAACAAGCCCGAGCTTTTCAACGGGGGCGAGAAGAAGCGCAAGCGGACTTCCATCGCGGCGCCCGAGAAGCGCTCCCTCGAGGCTTACTTCGCCGTGCAGCCGCGGCCTTCGTCCGAGAAGATCGCGGCCATCGCCGAGAAACTGGACCTCAAAAAGAACGTGGTGAGGGTTTGGTTTTGCAACCAGAGACAGAAGCAAAAGAGAATGAAATTCTCCGCCACctactga
- the POU4F1 gene encoding POU domain, class 4, transcription factor 1 isoform X2, with protein sequence MMSMNSKQPHFAMHPSLPEHKYPSLHSSSEAIRRACLPTPPLQSNIFASLDETLLARAEALAAVDIAVSQGKSHPFKPDATYHTMNSVPCTSTSTVPLGHHHHHHHHHHHQALEPGDLLEHITSPSLALMTGGGGHDGAGGGGGGGGGGGLISTSAHPHAHMHGLSHLAHPAAAMNMPSGLPHPGLVAAHHGGSAAGQAAAAAAAAVGAAGLASICDSDTDPRELEAFAERFKQRRIKLGVTQADVGSALANLKIPGVGSLSQSTICRFESLTLSHNNMIALKPILQAWLEEAEGAQREKMNKPELFNGGEKKRKRTSIAAPEKRSLEAYFAVQPRPSSEKIAAIAEKLDLKKNVVRVWFCNQRQKQKRMKFSATY encoded by the exons ATGATGTCCATGAACAGCAAGCAGCCGCACTTCGCCATGCACCCCAGCCTCCCCGAGCACAAGTACCCGTCGCTGCACTCCAGCTCCGAAGCAATAAGGAGAGCGTGTCTTCCAACTCCGCCG CTGCAGAGCAACATCTTCGCCAGCCTGGACGAGACGCTGCTGGCGAGGGCCGAGGCTTTGGCGGCGGTCGACATCGCCGTGTCGCAGGGCAAGAGCCACCCGTTCAAACCCGACGCCACCTACCACACCATGAACAGCGTGCCGTGCACCTCCACGTCGACGGTGCCGTTgggtcaccaccaccaccaccaccatcatcatcaccaccaagCGCTGGAGCCCGGCGACCTGCTGGAGCACATCACTTCCCCCTCGCTGGCGCTCATGACCGGCGGCGGAGGACACgacggggcgggcggcggaggag gcggcggcggaggtggGGGCCTCATCTCCACCTCGGCGCATCCGCACGCGCACATGCACGGCCTGAGCCACTTGGCGCACCCGGCGGCCGCCATGAACATGCCGTCGGGGCTGCCGCACCCGGGGCTGGTGGCGGCGCACCACGGCGGCAGCGCGGCCGGCCAGGCAGCGGCGGCTGCGGCTGCGGCAGTAGGCGCCGCTGGCCTGGCGTCCATCTGCGACTCGGACACGGACCCTCGCGAGCTGGAGGCGTTCGCCGAGCGCTTCAAGCAGCGGCGCATCAAGCTGGGCGTCACGCAAGCCGACGTAGGCTCTGCGCTGGCGAACCTGAAGATCCCCGGCGTGGGCTCTCTGAGCCAGAGCACCATCTGCCGCTTCGAGTCGCTCACGCTGTCTCACAACAACATGATCGCGCTCAAGCCCATCCTGCAGGCCTGGCTGGAGGAGGCCGAGGGCGCGCAGCGCGAGAAAATGAACAAGCCCGAGCTTTTCAACGGGGGCGAGAAGAAGCGCAAGCGGACTTCCATCGCGGCGCCCGAGAAGCGCTCCCTCGAGGCTTACTTCGCCGTGCAGCCGCGGCCTTCGTCCGAGAAGATCGCGGCCATCGCCGAGAAACTGGACCTCAAAAAGAACGTGGTGAGGGTTTGGTTTTGCAACCAGAGACAGAAGCAAAAGAGAATGAAATTCTCCGCCACctactga
- the POU4F1 gene encoding POU domain, class 4, transcription factor 1 isoform X1 has protein sequence MMSMNSKQPHFAMHPSLPEHKYPSLHSSSEAIRRACLPTPPLQSNIFASLDETLLARAEALAAVDIAVSQGKSHPFKPDATYHTMNSVPCTSTSTVPLGHHHHHHHHHHHQALEPGDLLEHITSPSLALMTGGGGHDGAGGGGGGGGGGGGGGGGGGGGGLISTSAHPHAHMHGLSHLAHPAAAMNMPSGLPHPGLVAAHHGGSAAGQAAAAAAAAVGAAGLASICDSDTDPRELEAFAERFKQRRIKLGVTQADVGSALANLKIPGVGSLSQSTICRFESLTLSHNNMIALKPILQAWLEEAEGAQREKMNKPELFNGGEKKRKRTSIAAPEKRSLEAYFAVQPRPSSEKIAAIAEKLDLKKNVVRVWFCNQRQKQKRMKFSATY, from the exons ATGATGTCCATGAACAGCAAGCAGCCGCACTTCGCCATGCACCCCAGCCTCCCCGAGCACAAGTACCCGTCGCTGCACTCCAGCTCCGAAGCAATAAGGAGAGCGTGTCTTCCAACTCCGCCG CTGCAGAGCAACATCTTCGCCAGCCTGGACGAGACGCTGCTGGCGAGGGCCGAGGCTTTGGCGGCGGTCGACATCGCCGTGTCGCAGGGCAAGAGCCACCCGTTCAAACCCGACGCCACCTACCACACCATGAACAGCGTGCCGTGCACCTCCACGTCGACGGTGCCGTTgggtcaccaccaccaccaccaccatcatcatcaccaccaagCGCTGGAGCCCGGCGACCTGCTGGAGCACATCACTTCCCCCTCGCTGGCGCTCATGACCGGCGGCGGAGGACACgacggggcgggcggcggaggaggtggaggcggcggcggaggaggaggtggaggcggcggcggaggtggGGGCCTCATCTCCACCTCGGCGCATCCGCACGCGCACATGCACGGCCTGAGCCACTTGGCGCACCCGGCGGCCGCCATGAACATGCCGTCGGGGCTGCCGCACCCGGGGCTGGTGGCGGCGCACCACGGCGGCAGCGCGGCCGGCCAGGCAGCGGCGGCTGCGGCTGCGGCAGTAGGCGCCGCTGGCCTGGCGTCCATCTGCGACTCGGACACGGACCCTCGCGAGCTGGAGGCGTTCGCCGAGCGCTTCAAGCAGCGGCGCATCAAGCTGGGCGTCACGCAAGCCGACGTAGGCTCTGCGCTGGCGAACCTGAAGATCCCCGGCGTGGGCTCTCTGAGCCAGAGCACCATCTGCCGCTTCGAGTCGCTCACGCTGTCTCACAACAACATGATCGCGCTCAAGCCCATCCTGCAGGCCTGGCTGGAGGAGGCCGAGGGCGCGCAGCGCGAGAAAATGAACAAGCCCGAGCTTTTCAACGGGGGCGAGAAGAAGCGCAAGCGGACTTCCATCGCGGCGCCCGAGAAGCGCTCCCTCGAGGCTTACTTCGCCGTGCAGCCGCGGCCTTCGTCCGAGAAGATCGCGGCCATCGCCGAGAAACTGGACCTCAAAAAGAACGTGGTGAGGGTTTGGTTTTGCAACCAGAGACAGAAGCAAAAGAGAATGAAATTCTCCGCCACctactga
- the POU4F1 gene encoding POU domain, class 4, transcription factor 1 isoform X4, with translation MMSMNSKQPHFAMHPSLPEHKYPSLHSSSEAIRRACLPTPPLQSNIFASLDETLLARAEALAAVDIAVSQGKSHPFKPDATYHTMNSVPCTSTSTVPLGHHHHHHHHHHHQALEPGDLLEHITSPSLALMTGGGGGGGLISTSAHPHAHMHGLSHLAHPAAAMNIAAGQAAAAAAAAVGAAGLASICDSDTDPRELEAFAERFKQRRIKLGVTQADVGSALANLKIPGVGSLSQSTICRFESLTLSHNNMIALKPILQAWLEEAEGAQREKMNKPELFNGGEKKRKRTSIAAPEKRSLEAYFAVQPRPSSEKIAAIAEKLDLKKNVVRVWFCNQRQKQKRMKFSATY, from the exons ATGATGTCCATGAACAGCAAGCAGCCGCACTTCGCCATGCACCCCAGCCTCCCCGAGCACAAGTACCCGTCGCTGCACTCCAGCTCCGAAGCAATAAGGAGAGCGTGTCTTCCAACTCCGCCG CTGCAGAGCAACATCTTCGCCAGCCTGGACGAGACGCTGCTGGCGAGGGCCGAGGCTTTGGCGGCGGTCGACATCGCCGTGTCGCAGGGCAAGAGCCACCCGTTCAAACCCGACGCCACCTACCACACCATGAACAGCGTGCCGTGCACCTCCACGTCGACGGTGCCGTTgggtcaccaccaccaccaccaccatcatcatcaccaccaagCGCTGGAGCCCGGCGACCTGCTGGAGCACATCACTTCCCCCTCGCTGGCGCTCATGACCG gcggcggcggaggtggGGGCCTCATCTCCACCTCGGCGCATCCGCACGCGCACATGCACGGCCTGAGCCACTTGGCGCACCCGGCGGCCGCCATGAACAT CGCGGCCGGCCAGGCAGCGGCGGCTGCGGCTGCGGCAGTAGGCGCCGCTGGCCTGGCGTCCATCTGCGACTCGGACACGGACCCTCGCGAGCTGGAGGCGTTCGCCGAGCGCTTCAAGCAGCGGCGCATCAAGCTGGGCGTCACGCAAGCCGACGTAGGCTCTGCGCTGGCGAACCTGAAGATCCCCGGCGTGGGCTCTCTGAGCCAGAGCACCATCTGCCGCTTCGAGTCGCTCACGCTGTCTCACAACAACATGATCGCGCTCAAGCCCATCCTGCAGGCCTGGCTGGAGGAGGCCGAGGGCGCGCAGCGCGAGAAAATGAACAAGCCCGAGCTTTTCAACGGGGGCGAGAAGAAGCGCAAGCGGACTTCCATCGCGGCGCCCGAGAAGCGCTCCCTCGAGGCTTACTTCGCCGTGCAGCCGCGGCCTTCGTCCGAGAAGATCGCGGCCATCGCCGAGAAACTGGACCTCAAAAAGAACGTGGTGAGGGTTTGGTTTTGCAACCAGAGACAGAAGCAAAAGAGAATGAAATTCTCCGCCACctactga